The region TGTTTTTCTTCTCGGCTGCCTCGAGCTACTCAATGTATTTCgcctcagccatcttaagctcctCAGCATGTCTATCCTCGGACACTTTGAGCTTCTCGCCAAGCCTCTTCTCGTATTGAGCAGTCAGGGCCCCCAACCAACGCCAACCAGCGCTCATGGTtagaactccctgcgatcagTAAAAAGGTAAAACTGTTAGTGGGAATAAAGTGACAAGATAAACAAAAAAAGCTCAGCAAAAAAAAATGGCAACTTACACTGAGCACTTCATTCAGCGCACAGTTAAAGATCTAATCGACTTCCATGGAGTCAGTATTTTtgatggcctctcggctgcgTCGGTGCCTCGATCGCTTAgtcagcctatctttggctgaaCTGAGAACCATGTTCATCAAGGCCTCTCACTACACCAAAtgcccatttccataacacatgaatataatactaatcaaAAAGTATTATTCTAGAGTATGGGCCACTTTATGAAAATAGGGCGGTAATAATAAAACCATCCCGCCACTTacacttagcttttttttttcttttttttcatttcatttgggGCCAATTCAtttccttctcctttttcctcatcattctctctcctctctcttggatatctttctcccaccagacctcTCTCCTTCACTCGTTCTCTCTCACCTTTGTCTTTGTGGAGACCGACCGCTACCTTCCCCTACACGCGTCGGCTAGGGATCTTCAGAGGCCATCGAAGCTTCGACCACGCGGACCCAAGCCCTCACACGACACCGGAGTCAGTTCGAGCTATTCGCTTGCAGAAGGTCTGTTCTTTATCGTTCTTCTTTGAATTGGTTTCTCCAAAGTTTTGATTGAGGTATTTctatgataattgattattatatatatatgtattttttttttttgagaaaattgTGAAGATGATTAACTCCCAACTCTAGGTTTTGAAATTAGACGTTGATTACGTATCCTTGTTTGAGGAAATTAAGTAATGCCCATAAATTGTTCGACGAAATGCGTGTTAGAGGGACATTTGTATTTCAATACTGCTCAATAAACATAGGTTTGTGTGGATGTGTTTTGTGTAGATAGAAGAATTGAGAAGCAAAGGGCTGGACCAGTATGCATATAAGTGGGACAGGACTCACTCTGCTTATCAGCTGCAAGAGACttataaaaatttagaaaatggTGAAGAAATGAATGGTGAGCAAGACAATGTATCAATAGCCGGAAGAATTGTGGCTTGTCGAACATTTGGAAAGCTTGCATTTCTCACTCTAAGAGGTATCCCCACCTCAGCTTTCTGTCCTTACAATGATCTTGCCATCTCTTTGTTAGATGGATACttataataaagaaaaaatataataataagatGTGATTAGGTGGTTTAGTTCTTAAAAGCATGTCTATTTTATGGGATGCTTGATCTAAAATATATAAGTTAGttacctttttttttaaaaaaaaaaatggggtGTTTTCCAAAGTTTTTAAATTTTGGCAGGTAGGGATGGTTTCTTCAGAAACTTTCTATAAATATTTGCTCACATTTAGTATGGAAGAATCCTCACTCAAGTTGTTCAATGTTTGAAACAGTTTTATTGTGAAAAGGTGAGATTTTTAAGTGATCAGTTTGACGAGCTTAAGAATCTTGTTGATATTGGTGACATACATGGTGCAAGTGGCTCAATTAAGCGAAATGAGAAAGGCAAGTACTAAAAAAATTTATCTTTTGCACCTATTTGCGATTAGGTGTTGATTGTTGAATTTATAGGTACTTCTGGGTGAAGTTATTCTTACCCTATTTGTATTGGAAGCTATTTAGATAAACCAAAGCCATTTATAAATAACGCCATTGGCTTTGACTGGCTTCTTACTTTTTTTGTGATTTCCCTTTGAGGTGAGAAACTAATTGAacttatttctttgtttctttaggGGAGATTTCTGTCTATGTGAACTCTTTTGCAATTCTTACAAAATCTCTACTGCCCTTGCCAGACAAATATCATGGTCTAACTCATGTGGATAAGCGTTACCGGCAATGGTAAGTTGATTTTTCTGTTTCTTTTTCACAGTTTGAGTGAGAGTGTCTCTTATGGGAAATAACAAATTGTTTTCTACTGCATGATGATAGCCCACAATTTGTTGCAGTGGTTCTTGGAAAAGACTTGTCTAAATGGCTTTTTaaatcaaatatatattttttggggtATACTTGGTTATAACTgaactttacttttcttttaaaGGTACATTGATATGATTTCCAATCCTGAAGTAGCTGACGTATTTCGGAAGAGAGCAAAGGTAAGTTAGGCTGAGGAGTAATTAAAGACCTTTTAGTTATTTAAAGtatatgttctttccagaaatagtatttttattaacttGAGGACCTTAGAACTATCTTACATGATTGCTTCAAGTGTACTTCGCTTCTGATGAAGTATTTGAATAGACAAAAATAGCATTAAATGACCTTTCCTGAGTTGAAGCACGGTTCAttggattttattttttttctaaaaaaaaggtTACATGGTTATAATCTCTATATTAAGTTCCTTAACAGCATTAACACTTAAGGAGATAATTTATTTATGCAAGTTATGGATATTTTATCTTTCTTTTGAACAAATTTGCTCTAAATATTAGAGTGCTTACGG is a window of Humulus lupulus chromosome 4, drHumLupu1.1, whole genome shotgun sequence DNA encoding:
- the LOC133832516 gene encoding lysine--tRNA ligase, chloroplastic/mitochondrial-like — translated: MATYTEHFIQRTVKDLIDFHGIEELRSKGLDQYAYKWDRTHSAYQLQETYKNLENGEEMNGEQDNVSIAGRIVACRTFGKLAFLTLRGIPTSAFCPYNDLAISLILTQVVQCLKQFYCEKVRFLSDQFDELKNLVDIGDIHGASGSIKRNEKGEISVYVNSFAILTKSLLPLPDKYHGLTHVDKRYRQWYIDMISNPEVADVFRKRAKIVLELCKTMESFGFLEVETPVLQVGGFEKVYEIGRIFRNEGISNRHNP